A part of Deltaproteobacteria bacterium genomic DNA contains:
- a CDS encoding type II toxin-antitoxin system VapC family toxin: MIWVVDASVAVRWFLKNESHPNADAVLRRLIDHPGSFAIPELFCFEIYAVLCRVHPSGHDAFIKGMVPILNGGIFRQPMTENLANQANHFVKKGLTGYDACYAALARETKGIWLTFDEKAHRCLAEERISHVLTRSLPKNWS, encoded by the coding sequence ATGATCTGGGTCGTCGATGCCTCTGTAGCTGTCCGCTGGTTCTTGAAAAACGAAAGCCATCCCAATGCCGATGCCGTCCTTCGCAGATTGATTGACCATCCCGGATCTTTTGCCATTCCGGAATTATTTTGTTTTGAGATATATGCCGTATTGTGCCGTGTCCACCCATCAGGGCACGATGCCTTTATCAAGGGTATGGTTCCAATTTTGAATGGTGGGATCTTCAGACAACCTATGACCGAAAACCTGGCCAATCAGGCAAACCATTTTGTGAAAAAAGGGCTGACCGGATACGATGCCTGCTATGCCGCTCTGGCAAGGGAGACGAAGGGGATATGGCTTACCTTTGATGAAAAGGCACACAGGTGTCTGGCCGAAGAACGAATTTCGCATGTCCTGACAAGGAGCCTGCCAAAGAACTGGTCATGA